In Solanum lycopersicum chromosome 3, SLM_r2.1, the genomic stretch AATTTTTAACCTGCCCCCTCTATTCCgtataccaattttttttttcattttcttcctaCTCCACcctgcatatttttttttttaaaaaaaatcttttaattaaGTTTGATACTAACTCATGGaaataaatttatcttctaTTAATTTAAAAGATCAATTTTTCAAAGGCCAATTAGGAAGCATGTAAAAAACCGTAGTAGTTTTGGATTGAGCAACTTTCATTTAGTGTCttcaatattttagtaaatGGAAGTGTTTTTGAGCAAATATGATATTTGAATACATTTGATTTAGTAGGATCCATTGCTGGTGCATATACTGAAATATTGtttataagtatatataatattttttaaaaaatttattgcaaaTCTATGCCTTTGGACTATTTATTAGTAGCATAATAATGGATAATGTAATCACTCGCCagcaccaaaaaaaaaatgtcaacgtcaacataAATGTCAATGTTTTGGTAAATCCAAACATGATCGTCAACGTGAATGTAAACGTCAACAAAAACAGGAACGTTAACGTGAACGTCAATATGAACGTGACAatcaatgtcaacataaacgtgaatgtcaatgtgaaaATCAACGCGAACGTTAATGTAAACGTCGACGTTAGcgtgaacatcaatgtgaacgtcaacgtcAGTGTCACTGTAAAcgtgaatgtcaacatcaatgtaaacGTAAATGTAAGCGTGAACGTCAACGTAAACGTCAACGTAAACGTCAACGTCTACGTGAACATACATGTTaacgtgaatgtcaatgtgaacgtctAAACGAGAACATACACATGAACGAAAACGTCAATGTTAACGCGAACGTCAAcgtaaacatcaacatgaatgtcaatgtgaacgttaatgtgaatgtcaacatcatcatcaactaAAACGTAAACGTCAGtgtgaacgtcaacatcaacaacaatgtgaacgtcaacgtcAACGTAAATGTCAATATCAACTTAAATGTGAATGTCGACGTGAACTTTAACGTGAACGttaatgtgaatgtcaatgAACGTTAATGTGAACTTCAACGTGAACGTGAATGTCAAAattaatgtcaacatcaacatgaaggtgaacgtcaatgtcaatgtctATGTGATCATGAACATCAACACAacgtcaacatgaacatcaatttcAACGTTAATGTCAACGTAAACGTGAACATCACGTGTACTCCAGCGTCAATGTTAACGTGATTGTCAAAGTAAATGTCAACATACAagtcaacatcaatgtgaaagttataatcaacattagcatcAACATAAACGTCTATATCAGtatgaacatcaatgtcaatgtcaacataaacGTCAACATCCACGTAAACATCAACGTGTATGTAAACACGAACCTGATCGTCAACATTAATGTAAACGCTAATGTAAATGTCAATATAAAAATGAACATCAACGTCCACGTGAACATCAATATCAACGTGAACGTGAATGTGAACATGAACGTAAAtatgaacgtcaatgtgaacatcgATGTGAACGTTAATGTTAATATAAACGACATCGTCAGTAACGTCAATGTTGATGTCAACATTAATatgaatgtcaacatcaacgtcaacgTTCACGTAAATGACAATGTGTTGATAAATGCAAATGTAATCGTCAACATGAACGTAAATGCAAACATAAACGTCAACGTAAAAATGAATATCAATGTGAAcgttaatataaatgtcaatgtgaacattaACGTCAACGTCAACATCAGCATCAACGTAGATGTAAACTTCAGTAAgaacgtcaacatcaatgttAACAACAATGTGAACGTCAAGGTCAAGGTCAATATAAGCATCAACGTAAACCTGAACATCAACATAACCGTAAACTTCAGCGTCAATATCAACGTCAACgtgaatgtgaacgtcaacgtcaatgtcaactTAAACGTGAATGCCAATGTCAACGTAAACTTAAATGTTAGTGTGAACATTAACTTAGCGTCAACATGAACGTGAATGTGAAAGTCAACGTCAACGTCTAGGTGAACATAAACGAtaatgtgaacatcaatgtgaatgtcCAAACGAGAATGTATACATGAACAAAAATGTCAACGTGAACGTGgacgtcaatgtgaacatcaacgtgaatgtgaacgtcaatgtaaacGACAATCTGAATGTTAACGTCAACGCCAACATCAGCATCAATGTAAACCTAAATTTCAGTTTAaacgtcaacatcaacgtcaacaACAATGTGAACGTCCACGTTAACGTCAATGTAAACATTAACGTAAATGTGAACTTCAATATAAACGTAAATGCCAACGTTAATGtaaacatcaacgtcaatgtgaatgtcaacagGAACATAAATGTGAACACCAAAATGAAAGTCAATGTCAACGACAATGTCAACGTCAACGTTTATGTGAATGTGATggtcaacgtcaatgtcaagATCAAAGTGAACGTTATGTCAACGTCATCGTTAACATAGATGTAAATATCAGCGTGAACGtaaacatgaatgtcaatgtgaacgtcaatgcCAACGTCAGCGTAAAcgtgaatgtcaacataaatataaacattagagtcaatgtgaacgtcaacgtgaacatcaatgtcaacgtgaacattaacataaatatcaatGTGAACGTAAATGggaacatcaacataaatatcaatgtgaacatgaacatcaacattaatgtcaatgtgaacatcaacgtgaatgtgaacgtcaacggcaatgtcaacatg encodes the following:
- the LOC138347525 gene encoding uncharacterized protein, translated to MYVHVDVDVYVDVYVDVHAYIYVYIDVDIHVYSDTDVDVHIDVHANVDVYINVRVDFHIDIHVYVDIDCHVHIDVHVNVPVFVDVYIHVDDHVWIYQNIDIYVDVDIFFLVLASDYIIHYYATNK
- the LOC138347526 gene encoding uncharacterized protein, which produces MITLTFTFTLTITFVYQNIDIYVEIDVDVDIDIFVDADVGDNVHFDVDVDVDVNIDDDVYIDADVGVDVNIQIVVYIDVHIHVDVHIDVHVHVDIFVHVYVDAYIDLDLDVHIVVNIDVDVLTEVYIYVDADVDVDVNVHIDIYINVHIDIHFYVDVYVCIYVHVDDYICIYQHIVIYVNVDVDVDIHINVDINIDVTDDVVYININVHIDVHIDVHIYVHVHIHVHVDIDVHVDVDVHFYIDIYISVYINVDDQVRVYIHVDVYVDVDVYVDIDIDVHTDIDVYVDANVDYNFHIDVDLYVDIYFDNHVNIDAGVHVMFTFTLTLTLKLMFMLTLC